A part of Macaca mulatta isolate MMU2019108-1 chromosome 12, T2T-MMU8v2.0, whole genome shotgun sequence genomic DNA contains:
- the C1QL2 gene encoding complement C1q-like protein 2 precursor encodes MALGLLIAVPLLLQAAPPGAAHYEMMGTCRMICDPYTAAPGGGPAGAKAQPPGPSTAALEVMQDLSANPPPPFIQGPKGDPGRPGKPGPRGPPGEPGPPGPRGPPGEKGDSGRPGLPGLQLTAGTAGGVGVVGGGAGGAGDSEGEVTSALSATFSGPKIAFYVGLKSPHEGYEVLKFDDVVTNLGNHYDPTTGKFSCQVRGIYFFTYHILMRGGDGTSMWADLCKNGQVRASAIAQDADQNYDYASNSVVLHLDSGDEVYVKLDGGKAHGGNNNKYSTFSGFLLYPD; translated from the exons ATGGCGCTCGGGCTGCTCATCGCCGTGCCGCTGCTGCTGCAGGCGGCGCCCCCAGGCGCCGCGCATTACGAGATGATGGGTACCTGCCGCATGATCTGCGACCCTTACACTGCCGCACCCGGCGGGGGGCCCGCGGGCGCAAAGGCGCAGCCTCCCGGACCCAGCACGGCCGCCCTGGAAGTCATGCAGGACCTCAGTGCTAACCCTCCGCCTCCCTTCATCCAGGGACCCAAGGGCGACCCGGGGCGACCGGGCAAGCCAGGGCCGCGGGGGCCCCCTGGAGAGCCGGGCCCACCTGGACCCAGGGGCCCTCCGGGAGAGAAGGGCGACTCGGGGCGGCCCGGGCTGCCAGGGCTGCAACTGACGGCGGGCACGGCCGGTGGCGTCGGGGTGGTGGGCGGCGGGGCCGGGGGAGCTGGCGACTCCGAGGGTGAAGTGACCAGTGCGCTGAGCGCCACCTTCAGCGGCCCCAAGATCGCCTTCTATGTGGGTCTCAAGAGCCCCCACGAAGGCTATGAGGTGCTGAAGTTCGACGACGTTGTCACCAACCTCGGCAATCACTATGACCCCACCACAGGCAAGTTCAGCTGCCAGGTGCGCGGCATCTACTTCTTCACCTACCACATCCTCATGCGCGGCGGCGACGGCACCAGCATGTGGGCGGACCTCTGCAAGAACGGGCAG GTCCGGGCCAGCGCCATTGCACAGGACGCCGACCAGAACTACGACTACGCCAGTAACAGCGTGGTGCTGCACTTGGATTCAGGGGACGAAGTGTATGTGAAGCTGGATGGCGGGAAGGCTCACGGAGGCAATAATAACAAGTACAGCACGTTCTCGGGCTTTCTTCTGTACCCGGATTAG